A region of the Nevskiales bacterium genome:
CGTCGCTGGCAGCGTTGCGGGCAGTGCCACAGTGCGGACAGCCCTGGTGGTGATTCACGGCAGGCGCCACCGCCGCCGCCGGCGCGGTCAGCACCTCGGCATCCTTGGCCGGATCGGGCAGGCCGAGCTTGTCGCGGATCACACTGGTCTCCACGCGCAGGCCCATCGGCACCAGATCCTTCAAGGCAGCGGTGAGCTGCTGCAGATCCTCGGGCTCTGGGATATGGATCCGGATGGTCGGGTAGTGCTCTTGCGGGCCGTGATTCAGGTCGATGTAAGGCTTAACCAGGTCGCGGTTCAGGGTGTTGGCCAGGCGGCGTGCATCGGCGCGGATGATGTCGCCGCGCACCTGGTTGTGCACACTAGCCTGGTTGCTGCCCAGGCCAGCGGCCTGGGCGTCGGTGGTCGAGGTCTGGCCCAGGACCGCCTTGCTCATCTGGCGGTCGAGGTACTCGCACAGCTTTTCGAACAAGGTGTCGCCGCCGGCGGCCGCGGCCGTCTTCTCGAACTCGATCTTCATGCTCTCGGGCAGCACCGCGCGGGCGTCACTGCCGATATTCGCCACGGCCGCACGCAGGACCGCGACGTCCTCGGCAGTCGCGCCGGGGCCGTACTTGCCCAGCGTAATCGGCAGGCCAAACACCTCGGCGAATGCCATCCAGTCCTTGAGCGCGTAGGCCTTGCAGATCCAGGCAAACGCGGCCATGCGCGCAAGGCCCGAGCGGATCGGCAGGCCGGTCTTGATGCGCGGCCGGTGAGTGATGAACTTGTACGCGGGCAGCGGGATGCCGTTGAAGAAGTCGACCTCGTCGAGCAGGCGCAGCTCGCTTCCGGTCTCGCGGTCGAAGCGGAACCAGCGCGGGTCGCGGTGCTCGTAGGCGCGCGGCCGCCACTGGCGCTCGCTTCTATCCCACATGATCTCCACCGCGCTGTAGCTCTTGCCGAGCGCGTCCATGAGGTCCTCGGTCATGTCGTCGAATGCGGGATCCGCGATCAATGCGCGGATCTCGTCGGCCAGTTTCACGTCGGCCGTCTTGTCGCTGGCGGATTCCACGATGATGTCGAGGCCGGTCACCGCCTGCTTGCGCACGCCCAGGACCGCGCCGTAGTGCGTTTCGCGCTCCTCCATTTCCTCGGCGAGGGTCAGAAAATCGTGAGCGTCATTTTCCACGGCGCGCTGCAGGATCGAGACCAGGTCCTCGGGGGTCAATCCCGAGGCGATGCTGGAGGTCCAGATCTGGCGCACGCCGGTGAGCGAGGGCGTGGCGATCTCGCGCGTGAGCTGCTCGCGCCGGATCGGCAGTCCGTCCGGGCCGAGGATGCGCCCAGAATTAACAATTTCTTGTGCCATTAAATGACTCCTTTACGGCGCTTGAAACCGCCACCACGGCCGAGCGGCTTGATGTCGTCGTCGTGGTTCGGGCGCATGAAATCGCGCACCGTGCGCTCTGCATTGACCGTGTGATACTCGAACTGCTGGTAGGGATCCTCGCGACTGGCAGCGTAGGCGAGCAGGACTGCGATGCCGGCGTCGCCGTGGCGCTTGCCGCCGTCCTTGCCGGTGGTGCGGCTCTCCGGGATCCGAGGCACGCCCTTGACCAGGCGGAACGCTGCCAGGTCATTGAGGGTGTCGGCATCGGCCGGCAGCTCGATCGTGCCGTCCTCGAAGGCGGCCTTGAGCGGCGCGGTGTTCTCCCGGTACCAGGTCTCGCTCAGCATCACCGCGTCGATCCGGCCCTCGCCGTAGCGGGCGCGCACCACCTCGGCCAGGTACTGGCCGTTGCCGCGCGCGTCGAACTTGCCGTGCGAGAAACGCGGCAGCCGGTCGCAGATGTAGAACACGATCTGCTCCTGCGCCTTGAACGGCACGTTGCGCAGCTCGAGCAGGAACGGGAACTTGCGCACAAGGTCTCGCTGCAGCTGGCCTGGAGCGTAGACGGCCAGATCGCCGGAACGGGCGAAGTCGCCGCCGATGAAGGACGCCAGGCGCGGATCGAGTTTCTTGAGCAGCGGATCCAGCTCGCTCTCGCAGAACTCCAGCACCTCGCGCTTGAGCAGATGTTCAGCCCACAGGTCCATGCCGTCGGGCGCGGTGTAGCGCACGACCGGCAGATCCGCCATGCGCGCCTCGATCAGTACGCGCGACAGCCAGATGCCGCCGCCGCGCGCCGGGATGCAGTCCAGCTCCTCGGCCGCGTCCTCTCCGTACTGGGCGCGGATCTGCGCCACCCAGGCGGCCTCGTCCTCGGCAGTCCATTTCTTGCCGGTGCGCAGGCACACACGCTGGTACAGGCCTTCGCGCACCGCGTCCTCGAATGTGATCCGGTGCAGGCTGTAGGGCTTCTTGCCGGCGCGGATCTCCTGGATCAGCTCGTTGAAGGGGTTGTCCTCGCCATTGTGAGTGCTGATGATGTGGACGGAACCGCCCCACATCAGCATGGCGAGCGCGGCTTTCAGCAGGCCGGCCAGATCGTCATGGAACGCCGCCTCATCGATGATGATGCGGCCCTGCTTGCCGCGCAGGTTACGCGGCCGGCTGGACAGGGCGACGATGCGATAGCCGCTGTCGAACTTGATCCGGAACGCCTGGATCGCCTGGCGCTCGTTGCCTTCCTCGAAGACCTCCTCGTAGTCCTCGATCTCGCTGACGATGCTGTGGAAGTGTTTGGCCCACTCGGCACAGTCCAGGATGAATTCCTGCGCCATGTCCTTGGTGTAGCCGATGTACCAGACGTCCTGGCCGCGCTCGCTGGCGGCCTCCAGCACGGAGTCGGCCGCCTCGCCCCACGAGAGGCCGACGCGGCGGCTCTTCTCGATAACCTTGACCTGAGCCTTGTCGGCTGCCCATCGCTGCTGGTAAGGCAGGAAGGCGGCCGGGGTGCGGTTGTGCCGCGGCTCAAGCGGTGGACGGGGATTGACGCTCATCGCTGATCCCTAAGATTTCGCGGCGGATCAGCTCGACCGTTTCGGCCGAGACGCCCTTCTTCTTGGCGACGGTAGCCGCAGCCTTCGCCGCTTTCTCCAGTGCCGCCTTCTCCAGCGCCAGCTCGCGCGCCAGCGACAGGCGGCCGGCGTCCTCGATGCGCTGCATGGCCAGCGCTAGAGCGTTCAGCTCGCGAGGGCTGACACGCTCACCGCTGTAGGCGTCCTGCGAAGCCTGGAAGGCCAGCGTACGCAGCATTTCGATGGCCACCTTGCCGATGTCGCTTTCCGGCTGCTCGCCGATCTTCTGCGTCCAGATCGAGGCAATCTCGCGCGCCTCCTGCATGTGCTTGGAGACCTCGTCGAAATTCTTCTTGTAGCGGCCCAGCGCGGAACGGCTCGGCGCCACTGCATCACCATACTGCCGGCGGATCTCGCCCAGGATCTCATCCAGGCTGAAACGGCCCTCTTTCAGAAGGCCGTCGATGGCTGCCTTAACTTCACGCGGCAGACGCTTGATGGAACTGATTCTGTTCGCCATCAGATCCTCGGTCCGGGCCGCCGCACGCCTGGCACTACCGCACGGCCGCCAGCTACATCCAGTCCGCGCGCAGTGAGCTGCGCGACCTTGACCGTGGCGACCTCGGAGACCGTCAGCAGCTGCTGCTCGGTCAGCCAGGCCAGATCGACATGCAGCGTGTCTCGGCTAACTGGGTGCCCATACTCGTCGAGCGCCTCCTGCAGAATCGAGGAGTTGCACTCATAGCCGGGTATCTCGGCCAGCAGCCGGAGGATCACCAGGCGGCGATCTTCGGTTCGCAGCTTCTCGAAGCTCATGAGTCCTCGCTCTCCAGAATCTCGATGCGTTCGCCCTTGCCGATCGTGAAGCCGACGGTGTCGCCGTCATCCATCACGGTGTGCTTGTAGGCCTCCTTGCCGTTGGCCTTGATCACGCGCACACGGATCTGACAGCCGGGGTTCTCGGGATCGTCCAGGGTGATTTGTACTCGGGTGGTCATGGTGGTCTCGCTTTCAGCCGCGGTCCTTGTTGAGCAGGTGCTCGTTCATGAGATCCACGGCCCGTGTAAGGCCGCGCATTTCGCCCTTGAACTCCCCGAGGTTGCCCCGCAGCGCGGCAATCTCCGAGCGCAGACCGTTGATGTCCTCGGCCTTGGGCGCATGCACGATGTGCTGTTCCAGGACAATCACTCGATCTTCCAGCCGCCTGACTTCGTGCTTTCGGTCGGCCACCTCACGGTTGATCACGCCGTCGACGCGATCGATCGCTGCCTGCGTGGCGGCACGGCGCTTGGCCACCCACGCCACCAGCATCGCGCCGATGGATATCAGCAGGCTGGTGACCTGCACGACTATCCCGATCAGCTGAAAATCGATTCTCATCACCCGCAACCCCTCTTATGCGCATTCTCGAAACTGACCTGGCAACCGA
Encoded here:
- a CDS encoding terminase family protein, giving the protein MSVNPRPPLEPRHNRTPAAFLPYQQRWAADKAQVKVIEKSRRVGLSWGEAADSVLEAASERGQDVWYIGYTKDMAQEFILDCAEWAKHFHSIVSEIEDYEEVFEEGNERQAIQAFRIKFDSGYRIVALSSRPRNLRGKQGRIIIDEAAFHDDLAGLLKAALAMLMWGGSVHIISTHNGEDNPFNELIQEIRAGKKPYSLHRITFEDAVREGLYQRVCLRTGKKWTAEDEAAWVAQIRAQYGEDAAEELDCIPARGGGIWLSRVLIEARMADLPVVRYTAPDGMDLWAEHLLKREVLEFCESELDPLLKKLDPRLASFIGGDFARSGDLAVYAPGQLQRDLVRKFPFLLELRNVPFKAQEQIVFYICDRLPRFSHGKFDARGNGQYLAEVVRARYGEGRIDAVMLSETWYRENTAPLKAAFEDGTIELPADADTLNDLAAFRLVKGVPRIPESRTTGKDGGKRHGDAGIAVLLAYAASREDPYQQFEYHTVNAERTVRDFMRPNHDDDIKPLGRGGGFKRRKGVI
- a CDS encoding DUF3486 family protein, which gives rise to MANRISSIKRLPREVKAAIDGLLKEGRFSLDEILGEIRRQYGDAVAPSRSALGRYKKNFDEVSKHMQEAREIASIWTQKIGEQPESDIGKVAIEMLRTLAFQASQDAYSGERVSPRELNALALAMQRIEDAGRLSLARELALEKAALEKAAKAAATVAKKKGVSAETVELIRREILGISDERQSPSTA
- a CDS encoding DUF935 domain-containing protein, yielding MAQEIVNSGRILGPDGLPIRREQLTREIATPSLTGVRQIWTSSIASGLTPEDLVSILQRAVENDAHDFLTLAEEMEERETHYGAVLGVRKQAVTGLDIIVESASDKTADVKLADEIRALIADPAFDDMTEDLMDALGKSYSAVEIMWDRSERQWRPRAYEHRDPRWFRFDRETGSELRLLDEVDFFNGIPLPAYKFITHRPRIKTGLPIRSGLARMAAFAWICKAYALKDWMAFAEVFGLPITLGKYGPGATAEDVAVLRAAVANIGSDARAVLPESMKIEFEKTAAAAGGDTLFEKLCEYLDRQMSKAVLGQTSTTDAQAAGLGSNQASVHNQVRGDIIRADARRLANTLNRDLVKPYIDLNHGPQEHYPTIRIHIPEPEDLQQLTAALKDLVPMGLRVETSVIRDKLGLPDPAKDAEVLTAPAAAVAPAVNHHQGCPHCGTARNAASD
- a CDS encoding DUF2730 family protein, which produces MRIDFQLIGIVVQVTSLLISIGAMLVAWVAKRRAATQAAIDRVDGVINREVADRKHEVRRLEDRVIVLEQHIVHAPKAEDINGLRSEIAALRGNLGEFKGEMRGLTRAVDLMNEHLLNKDRG